In Aeromicrobium sp. A1-2, the DNA window AGACCCAGGACTCGATCGCGGTCGAGCTCGGGGGTGTCACCCGATTCGTCTCGCGCCGCTCGGTGTCCTACGTCGAGGCGAGCGGCGACTACGTCCGTCTGCACACTGCGGACGGGCCCGGCCACCTCGTACGGGTGCCCATCGGGACGCTGGCCGACGACTGGTCCGATGCGGGGTTCGTCCGCATCCACCGCAGCCACGTCGTCAACCTTGCGCACGTCCGCGAAGTCCGGATCAACGGCGGTCGGTGCAGCGTCCTGGTCCCGGTCGGCGACGACCTCGTCGAGCTCGTGGTGGCACGGCGTCACACCCGGACGCTCCGCGAGATGCTCCACGAGCGCGCGCTGTGACCGAGCCCGTCGGGCGGGTCAGGGTCACCAACCCGCTGACGACCGCCCCCTCCCACGTGCGCCGGAGCATCCGGCAGGAGATCGACGAGTCGACCGGTGTCGGCGAGGTCTACATGCGTTCGCTGATCCGGTCCCAGCTCCGCGCCGCGCTGACCGTCGCGATCACCCTGCTGCTGTCGATCGGGGCATTGCCGCTCGTGTTCCTCGTCTTCGACTCGGTGACCGAGTTCCGAGTCGTGGGGGTCCCGCTCCCGTGGCTGATCCTCGGAGTCGCGGTCTACCCGGGACTGTTCGCACTCGGTTGGCTCTACCTGCGCCAGGCCGAGCGAGCCGAACGAGACTTCGCCGAGCTGGTCGAGCCGGACTCGCAGGACCAGCCGGACCACCCGTGAACTCCACGTACGGCGTCATCGCGGTGGCGCTGGTGTCACTGGCGACCCTGGGGATCGGCGCGTTCGGCCTGCGGCTCAGCCGTACGACCAGCGACTTCTACGTCGCCTCTCGCTCGGTCAGCCCGGTCTGGAACAGCTCGGCCATCGGCGGCGAATACCTGTCGGCAGCATCGTTCCTGGGAGTCGCCGGACTCGTGCTGGCCAATGGTGCGGACATGCTCTGGTACCCGATCGGCTGGACCACGGGCTACCTTCTGCTCCTGGTGTTCGTGGCGGCTCCCCTGCGCCGCTCGGGCGCCTACACGATCCCCGACTTCGCTCAGGTGCGGCTGCAGTCGATCGGTGTGCGCCGGGTCGCCAGCGTGCTGGTCGTCGCGGTGGGCTGGCTCTACCTCATGCCCCAGTTCCAGGGCGCCGGCCTGACCCTTCGCACCGTGACGGGCGCACCGACCTGGGTCGGCACCGCAGTGGTCGCGGTCATCGTCGTGATCAACGTCGTCTCCGGCGGCATGCGGAGCATCACGTTCGTCCAGGCGTTCCAGTACTGGCTCAAGCTCACTGCGCTGCTGATCCCGGTGTTCTTCCTGGTCCACGCCTGGACCGATGATGGCCGGCCCTCGCCCGTCGCCCCGGAAGCGTGGTTCCAACCATTCGGCGAGGCCAACGGGCCCGGGCTCTACCTGACGTACTCCGTCATGGCCGCGACCTTCCTCGGCACGATGGGCCTGCCGCACGTCGTGGTGCGTTTCTACACCAACCCGGATGGCCACGCCGCCCGCCGGACGACGCTGATCGTGCTGGCCCTGCTGGGAACGTTCTACCTCCTGCCGACGATCTACGGCGTGCTCGGCCGGGTCTACGCCTCTGACCTGCTGGACTCAGGACGCACTGACACTGTCGTGCTTGAGCTGCCGAGCCGGATGCTCGGCGGCAACACCGGCGAGCTGCTCGCAGCCCTGCTGACCGCCGGCGCGTTCGCCGCCTTCCTCTCGACCTCGTCGGGCCTGACGATGTCGATCGCCGGGGTCGTCGGTCAAGGGCTCAACCGTGGACTGGGAGCGTGGCCCGGTCTGGGCTGGGCGCGCGGCCTGTCGACCATCACGGCCCTGCGGCTCGGCGCGGTCGGCGGGGTCGTGGTGCCGCTGATCCTGGCCCTGTCCGCTGAGCGCATCGCGGTGGCCAATTCCGTGACGTTCGCGTTCGCACTAGCGGCGTCGACGTTCTGCCCACTCCTGGTCCTCGGCATCTGGTGGCGCGGGCTCACCGCACGCGGAGCGATCGCCGGGTTGGTCGGCGGCGGTCTGTGCGCCGGCATCGCGCCGATCATGACGATCGTGTGGGGACCGGAGGGCTGGCTCGGCGTGCTGATGAGCCAGCCGGCGGCGTGGTCGGTGCCCGTCGGCTTCGGTCTCATGGTGGGCGTCTCCCTGCTGACCCGCAGCGACATTCCGCCCAACGTGGCCCGCACGATGGTGCGGCTGCACACACCCGAGCGGCTCGAGGTCGATCGACGGGGCTGAGCCCCGACCGCTCGTCGTGCGAGGGCGACCGTTCGTCGGGCCTCCGCGACCGTCCGGCGCAGCGGCCCCTCGCGCCCATCGCAACTGCGGTCCGGTGATCTGGCTCACAACTCTGCAGGTCCGTACGTTCGGGACCGCGGCATCCACCTGTCGCCCTGCCCCAGAAAGAGGTGACACCGTGACCGAAAAGATCTCCGACGAGGCCCATGCGGCTTATCAGCGCATCAACGCCACGGACGACTTTGCCGAGCTGAAGCGCTCCTACTTCGGCTTCGTCGTCCCCCTGACCATCGCCTTCATGGCGTGGTACCTGCTGTACGTGCTCATGTCGATCTACGCAGGCGGCTTCATGGGCCACCGACTGTTCGGCAACATCAACGTCGCCCTCGTGTTCGGGCTGCTGCAGTTCGTCACGACCTTCGGCATCGCGATCTGGTACGCGCGCTTTGCCGCGGAGCGGATGGACCCCATCGCTGACCGGCTGCGCGCCGAGTACGAAGAGGAGATCGAGAAATGAGCACAACCCTCCTGGCCGCGGAAGAAGGTGGCAACCAGGCCCTGACCGGGTCACTGTTCATCTTCATCGTCCTGATCACGATCGGCATCACGTTCTGGGCGAGCCGCAACAACAAGACCGCTGCGGACTACTACGCCGGCGGACGCAGCTTCACCGGTGTGCAGAACGGTTTCGCCGTGGCCGGCGACTACATGTCTGCCGCATCGTTCCTGGGCATCTCTGGCGCGATCGCACTGTCGGGCTACGACGGATTCCTCTACTCGATCGGCTTCCTGGTCGCGTGGCTCGTCGCACTGCTGCTCGTCGCGGAGCTGCTGCGCAACTCCGGCCGTTTCACGATGGCCGACCAGCTGGCCTTCCGGATGCGGCAGCGGCCGGTTCGCACCGCGGCCGCGACCTCGACGGTCGTTGTCTCGATCTTCTACCTGCTGGCCCAGATGGTCGGCGCGGGCGCTCTCGTCGCCCTGCTGCTCGGCGTCGACAGCCAGACCGCGAAGAACCTGACGATCGCCGGAGTCGGTGTGCTGATGATCTTCTACGTCACGGTCGGTGGCATGAAGGGCACGACCTGGGTCCAGATCGTCAAGGCCGTCCTGCTGATGACCGGCACGGTGCTCATCACGGTCCTGGTGCTCGCGAAGTTCAACTTCAACATCAGCGACATGCTGGGCCAGGCCGCGGATCGCAGCGGCGCTGGCAAGGCGTTCCTCGAGCCCGGCCTCAAGTACGGCGTCTCGACCGAGAGCAAGATCGACTTCATCTCGCTCGGTCTCGCCCTGGTGCTGGGCACCGCCGGGCTGCCGCACATCCTGATCCGTTTCTACACCGTCCCGACCGCCCGCCAGGCCCGCAAGTCGGTCCTCTGGGCCATCGGCCTCATCGGCACGTTCTACCTCATGACGCTGGTGCTGGGCTTCGGTGCCGCGGCGCTGGTGACCGGCGATGCCAAGGACAAGATCGCGGCGTCCGGAGGCAACCTGGCCTCGCCGCTGCTGGCCGAGGCTGTGGGCGGCGGCGCCGGATCAACCGGTGGCGCCCTGCTGCTGGCATTCATCTCGGCCGTGGCATTCGCCACGATCCTGGCCGTCGTCGCAGGTCTCACGCTGACCTCGGCGTCCTCGGTGGCGCACGATCTGTACGCCAACGTGTGGAAGAAGGGGAAGGTCACCGAGAAGCAGGAGGTCAAGGTCGCCCGCCTCGCGGCGCTGGTGATCGGCGGCATCGCGATCGCGCTGTCGATCCCGGCCCAGAAGCTCAACATCGCATTCCTCGTGGCGCTGGCCTTCGCGGTCGCGGCATCGGCGAACCTGCCGGCGTTGCTGTTCAACCTGTTCTGGCGCAAGTTCAACACCCGCGGCGCGGTGTGGAGCATCTACGGCGGCCTGATCTCGTGCGTGACCCTGGTGATCTTCTCGCCGGTCGTGTCCGGCTCGGACACCGCCATGATCACGGGCGCGGACTTCAGCTGGTTCCCGCTGGCGAACCGGGGGATCATCTCGATCCCGCTCGGCTTCTTCTTCGGCTGGTTGGGCACCATCACGGCACCTGACGCCGATGCCGAGGCGCGCTACGTCGAGCTCGACGTACGGTCGATGACCGGCGCCGGCTCGGAAAAGTAGGCCAGGGGTCATGCGCGGTGGGTTCGGTCTCGGGGGCCGGACCCACCGCGTTGGCAACCCTGCCGCAACCCGCGGTCCGACATCTTGTGGGCTGCGACACAATGCAAACTGACGTCGACGAACCAGGAGCACGACCGTGACCGAGCAGAACATCAGCAACCTGTCGCACGAGAATCGCACGTTCGACCCGCCCGCGGAGCTGGCGGCGAACGCCAACGTCAAGGCCGAGGTCTATGCCGAGGCCGCGGCCGATCGTCCCGCCTTCTGGGGCAAGCAGGCCGAACGGATCAGCTGGGGCGAACCCTTCACGGAGGTGCTGGACTGGTCCAACCCGCCGTTCGCCAAGTGGTTCGTCGGCGGCACGCTCAACGCGGCGTACAACTGCGTCGACCGGCACGTCGAGGCGGGCAACGGCGAGAAGATCGCGCTGCACTTCGTCGGCGAGCCCGCCGACGACACCCGCGACATCACCTACGCCGAGCTGCAGGACCTGGTGTCCCAGGCCGCCAACGCACTGATCGACCTGGGTGTCCAGACCGGCGACCGGGTCGCGATCTACCTGCCGATGATCCCCGAGGCCGTCGTCGCGATGCTGGCCTGCGCACGGCTGGGCGCCCCGCACACCGTCGTGTTCGGAGGCTTCAGCGCCGATGCGCTGAGCAGTCGCATCCTGGACTGCGAGGCCAAGGTTGTCATCACCGCCGACGGCGGCTACCGCCGTGGCGCGCCCTCGGCGCTCAAGCCCGCCGTCGACGAGGCGCTGCTGAAGTGCCCCGACGTCAGCGGCGTCCTGGTCGTCCGGCGCACCGGCGAGGACGTGGAGTGGACCGAGGGTCGGGACGTGTGGTGGCACGACACCGTCGACCAGGCCTCCAAGGACCACACCCCCGAGATGTTTGACGCCGAGCACCCGCTCTACGTCATGTACACGTCCGGCACGACCGGCTCCCCCAAGGGCATCCTGCACACGACCGGCGGCTACCTCGTCCAGTCGGCCTACACGTTCGGGGGGACATTCGACTACAAACCCGAGGACGTCTACTGGTGCACCGCCGACGTCGGCTGGGTCACCGGCCACTCCTACATCGTCTACGGGCCGCTGGCCAATGGCGCGACCCAGGTGCTCTACGAGGGCACCCCCGACACCCCCCACAAGGGGCGCTGGTGGGAGATCATCGCCAAGTACAAGGTCTCGCTGTTCTATACCGCGCCGACTGCTGTGCGCACGTTCATGAAGTGGGGCGAGCAGATCCCCGCGGAGCACGACCTGTCCTCGCTGCGGATCCTGGGGTCGGTCGGTGAGTCGATCAACCCCGAGGCGTGGATCTGGTATCGCGACAACATCGGCGGCGGCCGCACTCCGATCGTCGACACATGGTGGCAGACCGAGACCGGCGCCCACATGATCAGCCCGCTACCGGGGGTGACGTCGACCAAGCCCGGTTCAGCGATGACTGCGATCCCCGGCATCGCCGCCGAGGTCGTCGATGACGCCGGCAACCCCGTCTCCAACGGCGAGGGCGGCTACCTGGTCATCACCGAGCCGTGGCCGTCGATGCTGCGCACGATCTGGGGCGACGACGAACGCTACAAGGAGACCTACTGGGCGCGCTGGCCAAAGTACTACTTCGCCGGCGACGGTGCCCGCAAGGACGAGGACGGCGCGATCTGGCTGCTGGGCCGCGTCGATGACGTCATGAACGTCTCGGGCCACCGGCTGTCGACGACCGAGATCGAATCGGCACTCGTGTCGCACCCCAAGGTCGCCGAGGCTGCCGTGGTCGGCGCGACCGACGACACCACGGGCCAGGCCGTTGTCGCCTTCGTGATCCTGCGGGAGTCCGCCGGCGACGGTGGCGAGGAGATCATCAACGAGCTGCGCAGTCACGTAGCCAAGGAGATCGGGGCGATCGCGAAGCCCCGTCAGATCCTGGTCGTGCCCGAGCTCCCCAAGACCCGCTCGGGCAAGATCATGCGCCGGCTTCTGCGCGACGTTGCCGAGAATCGCGAGGTCGGCAACACCAGCACGCTCGCCGACGCAGGAATCATGGACAAGATCACCGCCGGCATGCAGGGTGCCAAGGAGGACTGAGCGTCACGGTCCAGTGCGACCGAGCGCATGGAGACCACGTCGCGGCCGGGCCACACGCCCGGCCGCGGCGTGGTTTTCGCCACGTCCACACGCTCCGGACAGGCCCCGTTCAGGTTCGCATCAGGTTCGTGTGGGCATCCTGAGATCATGAATGACCCCGCCAACATCCCCGCCACGACCCCGACCGCCACCAAGCGTCACATCAGCGCAGACGTTCTCATTGGTGTGGGCCTGATCGGGTCCGCGGTGGTCGGCAAGCTGGCCTGGAGTGTCTCCGACGGCGGCCTGCTCGCCGCGCTCGGCGCACGCTGACCTGCGCGATCCCCTGAGTCACTTGTAGGCTCGCGGGTATGAGCACTGTGGAAGATCCGACCATCGGGCGCCTGGTCGCCGACGCCAGCCGCGACATCTCGGCACTCGTGCAGTCGGAGATCAAGCTGGCCAAGACCGAGCTCAAGGTGAGTGCAAAGGCCGGCGGCATCGGGGCGGCGTTGTTCCTGATCGCGGGCTTCTTCGGGCTGCTGATCATCATCCTGCTGTCGATCTCGATCGCCTACTTCATCACGATGGCCGGACTGGACCCAGCGTGGTCGTTCCTGATCGTGGCCGGCGGCTACCTCGTGCTTGCCGTGCTGCTGATCGTGATCGGGATCTCCAAGCTCAAGAAGATCCAGGCTCCCGAGAAGACAATCTCCACCGCCAAGGAGATTCCTGCCGCCCTGAAGGGTCGTTCAAGCTAGCCGGTCCGGCCGGCCGCCATCCGCCCCACAGCCCCGACAAGGGCCACCAGGGCCCCGATGACGGCGAGCACCACCAGCCAGGCCGACAGCGAGTCGGCCGCCCGATCGACCAGCAGCTTCTGGACCGTGCGGGCGAACGCCGACGGGGCGGCCGTGTGATCGAGCAGCTCCTGCGCTGCGGGGCCGCTCGAGATCCACAACAACCCTGCGACGACGACTGCTCCGGCGCCGAGGCCGCCGACGGCAACTGACTTGCGACGCGCGAGCACGACGCAGACCAGGGCCCCGGCCAGAGCCATAGCCGCACCCATCAAGCTCAGGCGCCCGGCGCCCTTGAGCCGCTCGACCGAGCGTCGTTCCTGTGCATCACTCACGACCGGCACGACCACGCTGTCGGGTGATGACAGCGTGACGGGGAGCTGGTCGGTGACCCGCTTGACGACGAAGGCTGCCATCGGCCCGATGTCGACCGCCAGGACCCGCGGGGTCGGATCGGCGAAGGCGGAGCGATGGAAGCTGCGCTGCGTCTGCTCCCAGGCGTCGACGAAACCGGGCTGGTTGCTCGCGCCCCCCGCGACCTCGGTCAGCGCCGCGGTGGCGGTCGACCGCAGGGCCGAGGGCAGGAGTCCCTGCGCCGTGAGCTCATCGCTGAGGTATGCGGCGAAGGCCCCCTGCAGCTCGTTGTCCGTGGCCAGGGTGCTGCTGAATGCGACGTAGCCGTCTTCGTTTGCGACGTGCGTCGAGATCCAGAGCAACGGGAGCGTCACCAGGAGTGCCACCAGCGCGACGGCTCCGCCCATGACCGACAGCAGGGACCGCATCAGGCACACCCGCCGGTCGAGACCTGCTTGGACGCGGCGACACCGGCGCGCGCATCGTCGGCGACCTGCTTGGCGGTCAGCGCGTAGCCGGTCGAGTCGTCGGTGATCGAGGCCGCAAAGATCACGCCCAGGACGTCGCCGCCCTCGGACACGAGCGGTCCACCGGAGTTGCCGGAGCGCACCAACCCGCGGACCGAGAACGTCTCGCGGACGACCTGTCCGCGATCGTAGATGTCCGGGCTCCGGAGCCGCATCTCGTTGCGGATACGTGCCGCGCGAGCATCGAACGGACCGTTCTCGGGGAACCCGAGAATCGCGGCGGAGTCTCCCGCCTTGCCGCTGGTGTCGAAGTTCAGCGACGGGATGTTCAACCCGTTGACTGCCAGCACCGCGACGTCCAGCTCGCGGTCGAACAGAACCACACGGGAGCTGATGCGCCTCCCGTCCACGATGACGAACGGCTCACTGACACCCGCGACGACGTGGGCATTGGTCATGACCCGCCCGTCGGAGTAGGCGAACCCGGAGCCTTCGATGCCCCGCTGGCAGTTGGCCTCGCCCAGAATCTTCACCACGCTGCCCGAGGCCTTGCGGACTCCGGCACTGGCGAGCGTCGCGGCGTCGGGCGGACCGACCGGCGCAATGTCCTCGCTCTCGAACGGATCGATGTAGCGAGGGAACAGATTGGCGTCGAGAACCTTGTTGAACGCGCGCAGGACCGACGTCGCCCGGTTAGGCATGACGCTGTCGACCCGGTCGAGAATCACCGAGCCGCGCGACGCCGTCGACAGGTAGGGAATCGAGGTCCCGCTGACCGAGTAGCCGAGCGCCCAGCCAGCGAACAGCACCGCGACCATGCTGAGCGCGCTGCCACCGACCGCGTCGACCCAGCGGAGGGGCCGCCACTTGAGCCCGTTGCGGAGATCCGTGCCGACGTACGTGCCGATGCCCTGCCCGATCGCACCCGCACCCACGACGAGGCCCAGGGCCAGGAGGGAAGAGCTCAGGGTCGGCGTGCCGCCGGAGAGGAACCGAGGGACGATCGCGATCGCGAGCAGACCACCGACCAGCAGCCCGACCGTCGCGATCAGGTTGACGACGAAGCCCTGGACGTAGCCCGAGATCGCGTAGGCGAAGAGGATCACCAAGAGGATGATGTCGAGGGAGTTCATGGGAACTCAGGCAGGGGTCGGGTGACGCTGTCGTCCCAGGGCTGCTCCCAGCCGAGCCGCTCGAACAGGCGCGAGACGACACCCGCCGTGAAGCCCCACAGCGGCACACCCGAACCGACCTCGAAGGCCGGTCCACGCCAGCCGGACGGGTGTTCGACGCTGAACCGGTTCGCCGGGTCCATCAGTCGCCGGATCGGTTGGTGGATGATCGCGCCGACCTCCTGAACACTGACCGGCACCAGCATTTTGGGCTCGCGCCAGTAGCCGAGGACCGGGGTCACGGCGAAGTTGCTGGGCGGCAGCCACAGAGTCGGCAGGGTGCCGAACACGTCGACCGTGACGGGGTCGAGCCCGACTTCCTCCTCGGCCTCACGCAGTGCGGTCGCGGTCGAGTCGGTGTCCGAGGGATCTGTCGCGCCACCAGGAAAGGAGATTTGGCCGGCGTGGTTGCGCATCGTGGTCGCGCGCTCGGTCAACAGCAACTCGGGGCCGTGGTCACCCTCGGCGAACAACATGAGGACCGCGGCAGGGCGTGCGTCCGCCGGGGCGTGCGCAAAATTTGGTGCCAGCTGCTCGGCCTCGACCGTGCCGGCCAACTCGGCCAGCGGCCGGAGCCACTCCGGGAGATGGTCCCACGTCATGGCGCCACTCCCAGATGTCGGTCGATCGCGGCCGTCAGCTCGGCGTACGAACGGAACGCAATGCGCTCCGTGGCGACCATTCTTCCTTGTTGGTCCACAAAGACCGTCTGGGGCAGACCCACGACCTTCAACGGGGACTTCGTCGTGGAGTCAGGATCGCTGAGCAACGGGTATGTCACGCCGGACAGCCGGGCAAGCTCGAGCGCG includes these proteins:
- a CDS encoding CoA pyrophosphatase, translated to MTWDHLPEWLRPLAELAGTVEAEQLAPNFAHAPADARPAAVLMLFAEGDHGPELLLTERATTMRNHAGQISFPGGATDPSDTDSTATALREAEEEVGLDPVTVDVFGTLPTLWLPPSNFAVTPVLGYWREPKMLVPVSVQEVGAIIHQPIRRLMDPANRFSVEHPSGWRGPAFEVGSGVPLWGFTAGVVSRLFERLGWEQPWDDSVTRPLPEFP
- a CDS encoding cation acetate symporter, translated to MSTTLLAAEEGGNQALTGSLFIFIVLITIGITFWASRNNKTAADYYAGGRSFTGVQNGFAVAGDYMSAASFLGISGAIALSGYDGFLYSIGFLVAWLVALLLVAELLRNSGRFTMADQLAFRMRQRPVRTAAATSTVVVSIFYLLAQMVGAGALVALLLGVDSQTAKNLTIAGVGVLMIFYVTVGGMKGTTWVQIVKAVLLMTGTVLITVLVLAKFNFNISDMLGQAADRSGAGKAFLEPGLKYGVSTESKIDFISLGLALVLGTAGLPHILIRFYTVPTARQARKSVLWAIGLIGTFYLMTLVLGFGAAALVTGDAKDKIAASGGNLASPLLAEAVGGGAGSTGGALLLAFISAVAFATILAVVAGLTLTSASSVAHDLYANVWKKGKVTEKQEVKVARLAALVIGGIAIALSIPAQKLNIAFLVALAFAVAASANLPALLFNLFWRKFNTRGAVWSIYGGLISCVTLVIFSPVVSGSDTAMITGADFSWFPLANRGIISIPLGFFFGWLGTITAPDADAEARYVELDVRSMTGAGSEK
- the acs gene encoding acetate--CoA ligase, whose product is MTEQNISNLSHENRTFDPPAELAANANVKAEVYAEAAADRPAFWGKQAERISWGEPFTEVLDWSNPPFAKWFVGGTLNAAYNCVDRHVEAGNGEKIALHFVGEPADDTRDITYAELQDLVSQAANALIDLGVQTGDRVAIYLPMIPEAVVAMLACARLGAPHTVVFGGFSADALSSRILDCEAKVVITADGGYRRGAPSALKPAVDEALLKCPDVSGVLVVRRTGEDVEWTEGRDVWWHDTVDQASKDHTPEMFDAEHPLYVMYTSGTTGSPKGILHTTGGYLVQSAYTFGGTFDYKPEDVYWCTADVGWVTGHSYIVYGPLANGATQVLYEGTPDTPHKGRWWEIIAKYKVSLFYTAPTAVRTFMKWGEQIPAEHDLSSLRILGSVGESINPEAWIWYRDNIGGGRTPIVDTWWQTETGAHMISPLPGVTSTKPGSAMTAIPGIAAEVVDDAGNPVSNGEGGYLVITEPWPSMLRTIWGDDERYKETYWARWPKYYFAGDGARKDEDGAIWLLGRVDDVMNVSGHRLSTTEIESALVSHPKVAEAAVVGATDDTTGQAVVAFVILRESAGDGGEEIINELRSHVAKEIGAIAKPRQILVVPELPKTRSGKIMRRLLRDVAENREVGNTSTLADAGIMDKITAGMQGAKED
- a CDS encoding cation acetate symporter, whose protein sequence is MNSTYGVIAVALVSLATLGIGAFGLRLSRTTSDFYVASRSVSPVWNSSAIGGEYLSAASFLGVAGLVLANGADMLWYPIGWTTGYLLLLVFVAAPLRRSGAYTIPDFAQVRLQSIGVRRVASVLVVAVGWLYLMPQFQGAGLTLRTVTGAPTWVGTAVVAVIVVINVVSGGMRSITFVQAFQYWLKLTALLIPVFFLVHAWTDDGRPSPVAPEAWFQPFGEANGPGLYLTYSVMAATFLGTMGLPHVVVRFYTNPDGHAARRTTLIVLALLGTFYLLPTIYGVLGRVYASDLLDSGRTDTVVLELPSRMLGGNTGELLAALLTAGAFAAFLSTSSGLTMSIAGVVGQGLNRGLGAWPGLGWARGLSTITALRLGAVGGVVVPLILALSAERIAVANSVTFAFALAASTFCPLLVLGIWWRGLTARGAIAGLVGGGLCAGIAPIMTIVWGPEGWLGVLMSQPAAWSVPVGFGLMVGVSLLTRSDIPPNVARTMVRLHTPERLEVDRRG
- a CDS encoding phage holin family protein, whose product is MSTVEDPTIGRLVADASRDISALVQSEIKLAKTELKVSAKAGGIGAALFLIAGFFGLLIIILLSISIAYFITMAGLDPAWSFLIVAGGYLVLAVLLIVIGISKLKKIQAPEKTISTAKEIPAALKGRSS
- a CDS encoding DUF485 domain-containing protein, translated to MTEKISDEAHAAYQRINATDDFAELKRSYFGFVVPLTIAFMAWYLLYVLMSIYAGGFMGHRLFGNINVALVFGLLQFVTTFGIAIWYARFAAERMDPIADRLRAEYEEEIEK
- a CDS encoding MarP family serine protease, encoding MNSLDIILLVILFAYAISGYVQGFVVNLIATVGLLVGGLLAIAIVPRFLSGGTPTLSSSLLALGLVVGAGAIGQGIGTYVGTDLRNGLKWRPLRWVDAVGGSALSMVAVLFAGWALGYSVSGTSIPYLSTASRGSVILDRVDSVMPNRATSVLRAFNKVLDANLFPRYIDPFESEDIAPVGPPDAATLASAGVRKASGSVVKILGEANCQRGIEGSGFAYSDGRVMTNAHVVAGVSEPFVIVDGRRISSRVVLFDRELDVAVLAVNGLNIPSLNFDTSGKAGDSAAILGFPENGPFDARAARIRNEMRLRSPDIYDRGQVVRETFSVRGLVRSGNSGGPLVSEGGDVLGVIFAASITDDSTGYALTAKQVADDARAGVAASKQVSTGGCA